One genomic segment of Choristoneura fumiferana chromosome Z, NRCan_CFum_1, whole genome shotgun sequence includes these proteins:
- the Syx7 gene encoding syntaxin 7, translating to MDATYQGGVSYEERGDNFQRLSSTIASNIKKISQNVSSMSKMVNQLQTPQDSQELRNQLRQIQNYTQKLAKDTSSMIMELMKLPVDQPASKLTRERLSDEYMTTLNAFQVTQRSAAQKTKEDVRKVKAQSATINIGDPFGMSGRTNDTLVEMDDKNIRKQEQLTMQTEQEMRQLEERERDIRQLESDILDVNQIFKELGTMIHEQGTVVDSIESSVEFTTQNVESATQELRQASNYKNKIRKKKVYLAIILIVIISIILIIVFSR from the exons ATGGATGCTACGTATCAGGGCGGCGTGTCTTACGAGGAGAGAGGCGATAATTTCCAGCGTTTATCGTCTACTATAGCGAGTAACATAAAGAAAATATCTCAGAATG tgTCCTCAATGTCCAAGATGGTCAATCAGCTCCAAACGCCTCAAGACTCACAGGAACTCCGCAATCAGCT aCGCCAGATCCAGAACTACACGCAGAAACTGGCTAAGGACACGTCCTCGATGATAATGGAGCTGATGAAGCTGCCGGTCGACCAGCCGGCCAGCAAACTGACCAGGGAGCGGTTGAGCGATGAATACATGACTACACTTAACGCATTCCAG GTGACACAACGGTCGGCCGCCCAGAAGACAAAGGAGGATGTGCGGAAAGTGAAGGCGCAAAGTGCCACCATCAATATTGGAGACCCGTTCGGAATGTCCG GACGCACCAACGACACGTTGGTAGAGATGGATGATAAGAATATACGCAAACAGGAGCAACTCACTATGCAGACTGAGCAGGAGATGAGACAGCTAGAGGAGCGCGAGCGGGACATAAGACAGCTAGag AGCGACATATTAGACGTGAACCAGATATTCAAGGAGTTGGGCACTATGATACACGAACAGGGCACGGTCGTGGACTCCATCGAGTCCAGCGTCGAGTTCACCACGCAGAATGTGGAGTCCGCTACCCAGGAGTTACGCCAGGCTTCCAATTACAAA AACAAAATTAGGAAGAAGAAGGTCTATCTCGCGATCATCCTAATCGTTATAATATCAATTATTCTAATAATAGTCTTCAGTCGCTGA